TAAGCTTGCGAGACATCTTCAAATGAGTTTAAGTGATGCTGGTCGATATGCAAAAGAGTTGTCCATGAGTAGGCGTGTTAAGAAATCTTCCTCTAAGGATAAGCATCCAAAGACTCGTGGGTCCTCGAAAGGAAAAGAGGTGGTTGGCGACAAGCAAGATCACAGGAAGAAGAAGATTACGATAAAGTATTCTTACTCTAATTGGTCTCGTTATTTTTTGGTGATTTCCTCAATGGTGAGTTTGTCCCCGCTCCTGCTGTTCTTTCAGATCTTAAGGAAGCTGCTTTTGTTGCTTATTGGTTAAGTAAATATGTATTTTTGGGACTGACGGATGAGTGTATGAGCCATGGGGTGTTTCTTTTAGCCTGCATGATTACTAGAGGAGAACGTTTACCATTGGCTCCTCTGTATCTCGGCAGCTTATATACGCGGCTTGATTAATTTTTCCAACAACTCAAGATTGCTCATGGTCGCTTTCCATTTTTGGCTTTCATTGACGAAATATTTCTTCAACTCTTTCTTTTTTGAGCGGTTCTCTCTGTTTGCTCCCACCCATGAGCCCCCTACACATTCTTCCAGATAAGAAGGCAAGTCCTCGTGCTTGGATTTGGGGTTCAGCTCATCCTTCGAAATCTTTGGAGGATGTTATTGATTTGGAGGAAAATTTTTGTTTACGCCCGTACGTAATCTCTTACCAGCCTAATGCATCGGCTATTCATCGTATATATTCTGCTTGTCTTGAACATGACCGCAATAATATTTCCACCGGCAAGGATGGGGTTTATGACTTTTGGATTTTGTGTACTTCTCCAACCCCCTTCCTGGCTTGATTGTTATGGATAGGGATTTTCACTGTGGAGCTTTGATCTGTCCAGTGATCTACCGTCCTGATAGGGTAAGTCGCCAACTAGGGTGGGACCAGGATCTAAAAAATGTGGAGCATATTTTTTCTCCACCgaaaaatttaatgaaaaagGTTCTGTTTCAAGAAGAACTCCCAGAGTACAATCCTTTCTTGGTTGTTCCTCTTGACAGGGAAGGGGGAGTTACAATGGAGTATGTGGATTACCTTATGCGTATGAAGGAGCATATTAGGCAATATGAGGGTACATCCGTCCCTGATGTCAGATCATTTGTCCCGGTTTTGATCAAGGATCCATATTTCATGACTGGCAACCTTTCTCGACCATTACAAGTAATATTTACTCTTTGCTGAttcttattttttgtttcttcattttttttgtctctctctctcctctttgtGTATTTGACTGCTGTATCTTTTGTACTGGTGTTTTGTAGACTTGAATGCTAGGTGTTATAGACATCTACATTCTTCAAAAAGAAAACCTGATGATTTAGTTGTTACTGCTGAAGTGGTCAAGCGCAGTAAAGTGGAGAGTTCAAATGTTGAGGTTGCAAAGAGGTCTCTTGAAAGATCACTTGGGCCTTCCGTTGATGCTACGCCTTCACCAATTTCCACTGGCTCAgggatttctccttcttcaacaGCAAAAGCTAAAGGTTCTTCTACCGCTTCTTGCTTTGTTAAGTCATCACAGTCTCCTGGTAAGGCTGGGGTTAGCTTATCTACTAGTGTTGTGAAGTGTAGGTTCCATCGTCTTTTGggtaaaataaaaacaattccAAATGCACCTTCTGATCCGGTAAATGTAGGCGATGAGAGCTCTCAAGAAAGGGTCAGTAGGGACTCTCCTAATTCGTTTATTGTTGGCGACGTCCCTGACAAGGGTACTACCCAAGGAGTTATGCGAGATGGCCCACGAGTAATAGCAAGTTCTAAGAGTAATGTTAACATTGAGCCTGGTGTTACCTGCCAAGGGGATCCTACTAGACATGTTGTTACTCCCATTCGAACGGTATTTCCTGATGCAGGTACATCTGTTCTCATGCTGTTTCTGAGTCCACCTTTCAAGCTTCGAACATTTCTGATATCACAAAGGAACCTTTAGCTAGTGCTTCTTCTGGTGTGTTCCATTGTATTTCTTTTCATTTGTCAGGCGTGCCAGCATTTTATAAGTTCCTGATAAAAAAAAAGGTTGTTTTGCTTTTCAGTTTCGGTCCGCGATGAGTTTGAGCATTTCAATGGCAATGCGAAGAACTTGTTATCGGAGATTGCATCCCGGGCTTCTTTCTTCTTGCTTCCAAATGACCTAAACTGCCTTTTCAAGAAGCTTGGGTACCAAGCTTTTCTGGACACATGTGATTTCTTTACTTCACACTCCCTTGCAAACTTGTGGGGTGCTCATCGGAATATGGTAGAAAATCATCTAAATAACCTTAAGTTATTTAAATTTAGTGGTCGTTGGCTTGAAAATCTTTCTGCTAAATTGGAGCCTTCACCTAGGGTCTCTGATCTTGCTAGAGAAGAATTGTTGTCTACAGAGTATCACGTTCTTTCTTCTGATGTTTCTGCTCTTCAAGAAAAGGTTAACAAGCTTACATCTGAACGGAACACCATAAAGGCTAGGTTAGCCAGCATCAGCCTGGAGCGAGAGCAATTGGCCAAGCATAAAGAGGCTGCTTCTTCTGTGATTTTCTTACAGTGATATTTTGTGGCTGTGACATTTTTTCagcattttattttataaaatttgtaacactttgacattattttttttttgctacctCTATGACTTTCATTGTACACCTCTTTTTGGGTGTTATgcttccccttttttttttataatatgcaTACTCCTCCAGGGGTTTTGTCTGCTCGTGTGATCATTTTATTTTGGATACAcacaatctttttttttttgcagggGGAGGGTATGATTCTAAGAAGAGCAGGATTATCTACTgctattttttttctgtttctttttttaGGCAAAGAAAATGAAGGTACCCAGATCTCTCTTACCCTATTTATGCTCTCTCTTTTTTAGGAGCTTGGAGGGTGGGGCACttcacttttcagaaatatttTGTACTGCAAATTTCTTAAGATGCATCATTCATAACTTTTGAGTGTATGATTTCTAATGCAGTTTTTTCGTGCATTGCAAGATGCTTGCAGAATAATATAACATAAACATTGGCTCTTGATAACGAAGCCTTTTGGAATTAAAATTCTAACTACTAAAGCTGAAATTAAGCATAGTACTTCTTGACATACTTGAAATTGATGGGGCCAGTGGTTGTTTCATGATCTGGGTCTAGCTGGATACAGTGTCCGTTGGGGTGTACTTCAAAAATAATGTAAGGACTCTCCCATTTAGGATCAACATCTGGCAGGAGAAAATCATCCTTAGGGCAAGCTTTGTTTAGATCTCTAAAATCCACACAGCACCGGATCTGCCAATTCTTCTTTTTCACCAGCACTATGTTGGCTAACCAATAGGGGTGTTGTATTGGTTTGACGAATTTGGTTGCGAGTAACTTTTCGATTTCTTTCTTTACTTGAGCTTCTATTTCATTGGAGAATTTTCTAGGAGCTTGCTTGACAGGAGTTGCTCCTTTCCTCACAGCTAAATTGTGGGTTACCAGGTTTGGATCTAACCCCGGTATTTCATCACAGTTCCAAGCAAACACATCTATGAACTATGTTAATAGTGCTATCAAATCTCTTTTCTCCTTCTCCCCTAGAGCTTTGCACACGAACAAAGGCCTCGGGTGTTCTTCAGTCCCTAAATTAATCTTTTCCAACTCTTCCTCCTTCTGTTTTACTTTATCTTGGAGTTGGAGATGGGTATTTTCTATGTTGCTTTGCAGATGTTCTTTTTCTTGTACACTTAGGATGTCGGGGCCAGGGGAGTTCTGGTAATTTTTCTCCGCTAGACCCCCGAGTTCCTATAGGATACACTACCGATATCCTCCACCTGGGAGAATTTTCTTATGAAGCCCTAGGTCTTCGATTGCTGTTGCTCGTTTTTTGGTGTTTTCTTTTGGTGCTTCCTCTATCAGGGTGTTCTTCCGTACTGCTTTTTGTATGGGTGTTCCGATGGCGCATTTCTGCACAGGCCTTATTTTGTTAACCCTTGGTAACGCAAGCTCTTCATAAAAACTCGCATCCACTAAATGTGCTTCTCCTGCATCAAAGGGTGTTACAGTGGTTGAGATGCTAATATTCTTCCCTCTCCAGCTAGACTTTATGCATTGATGCCAACTTGAAGGAACGCACCGATGTAAATGAATCCATGGACGTCCCAGTAGGATGTGGTAGCTAGAGCTTCCATCCACCACATGAAACTTATTATTGGTCTTTATGGGACCAACTTCCAAGACAACATTAACACACCCTCTAGATTTCACACCCGCTCCATTAAAAGCATTGAGCCCTACTTGAGTAGGCCTTATCTGATCAGCAGAACCTCCCATTTCTAGAAATATATGAGTGGGTATGATATTTACTCCCGATCCAGCATCCACCAAGGCCCTTCTAACCTTCATGCCTTCTACCACTGCTTCCACGTACAATGATTTATTATGGTAGAACTCCCCATTGAATGAGTCAGGGTCCCGAAACACTAGGGCGTTTGCATGGGCCTTTGCTAATCTTGTGAGCGGAGCGTTGACGCCCCCAAAACTTTTTTCATGCTTCTGAATGACTCCTATTAGAGCTCTAGCCACCTCTTTCTGAATGTGGGGTTCCAAGCCAAGTTGGTTGAACATGATTCTATAACCTCGAGACTTCAAAAGACCTCTTGTCAACGTGTCTTCATCCAAAGACTCCTTCATGGTATCCTTCATGGTGACCATCTCTTCTGCTTCATCTACAATCTCTGTTAGCATTATCTCTCCTTCAATGCCTATCATTCCAACATCATGTTGAGGAAAAGGAGTGCTTTTTACACCTTCTTGGTTTTGTTCTCCAATTAGGAGTATCTTTCCTTCCTTCACTTGCCTATGAAACATCGTATTCACCACATAACAATAAGTCAACCCATGGCTCTTATTGCGGTGGACCATGCAATATCATGGATCTCTCAAGTCTTCAGGTGTTGGTGGCTCTCTATCTGTTCTGGGGTTTAATGTTCCATCCTTAAACCATCCATTTACGACAACCATGGCCTGAGCTCTAGAGAGAGGTAGTGGGGGTGGGAGACTGTTTCTCTTTGCACCCCTAGAATAGGAACTCCTTCTGCCCCTGCCATCAGCAGCACACACTTTCAGAGGAGAAACTTTTTTATATCTCCTTCCATTGCGCTTCATTGCCTCGGTTATGTCAGATACTCTCTTTAAGAGCTCAGAGAAAGTGTTTATGTTACTCATAGAAAGATAAATTTGGGATCCATCTTCCACATTTCTAATACACTCGTATACCAATTGTGGCTCTAGGAGAGTGTCTATACAAAGTAAAGCTTGATCTCTGTACCTCTTGACGAACGCTACTAATCCTTCTTCTTGTCTTTGTTTCACTCTCCCCAGATCCATGATGTGCATGGAGGGTTCCTCTTCCAGGAACTTGTTGCAGAACTCCGTCACTAATTGCTCCCATGTGTTGATGCTACTGGCTTTCAACTTGAAATACCATGTGAACGTCCTTTCTGTTAGTGATTTTGAGAACTCCTCGATCTTGAGCTCCTGGTGATTCCTGAACACCCCGAGATCATCCAAGAATGATAGGATGTGTTCTTTGGCACTTCCATTACCATCAAAATTACGAAAGGTAGGTGGTTGGTACCCCTTAGAGTATGATTTTGCCAAAATATGATGCTCGAATGGTGGACTTATCTCCCAAGTAGGTTCACTTGCTTCTTCTTTGCCCTTTAGAATACGTGCCAACTCCCTGCGAGTGACTGGGGTGTTCTTGTCTTCCTCCATATTCTCCTAGTTCGCGAATGGAGGCGGTGAGGGAGTTATATACCTCGTTTGATCTCTAGCCATCATTTCTGTGATCAAAGCTTGCATCTTTGTTTGGTTGTCTATCATATAGTTGTACACATGAGCAGGGATGGTTACATGAGTGTGCATGCCAGCAGTACCTCCAGCATGGGGTGTGAAGAAATAAGCTCCTTCTCCTGCTGCACCCAGATTCTGCTGctccatgtgttcttcttcatGGTTGTTCTCGTCCTCATCTTTAGGTGATCCTAAGTTGAGATTGAGGTTCCGAGGAGTTGTTGAACATCGCCTAGGTGGTCGATTCTACCCAAGATGAGTATTGCTAGACTCAGCCATTACGTCGAAGTGTTCCTCCCCAGTGGAATCGCCAGATAATTTGGGTGGATTTTGTGAAAAATAgattaagtgaaaaataattGTTAAGATGAGAGATTTGGGGTAAGTAAACTTGTGAGGAAAAATACTTCTATTAATGGCAGATAAGCAATACAATAACTAATGATGAGAAAGAGAGGTGGAGAACAAGTGTTGAGACCTCCACTAATGTCACAAGAGGATGAATGAGCTTTGTTTAAAGTGGACAGGGGTTGGTTAATGGTTGTTGAGcgttttggtggaacaccagaATGCCAGTTTTTACTCGTGAAGGTGGTGAATGAAATGAAGAATAATGAGAGAAAATTTGGGGAGAGAAAAAGATGGGTTTTTTAACTTCTCAGCTTCATAAGTAAGAAAGGTCTAGAAGAAGGTAAAAGTGAAAAGTGAAGGTGAAAGTCTGGTTGAAGGTctgtgaagaagaagatgatcgTAATGGTAATGGTGCTTTACAGAGGTGGCTTGAGGTCCTTTTTATAGTGTAAAACCATGATGAAGATGAAATCTATTGTCCAATGGTTTTTAATCTGATATTTGGTTTACTGctttttccaaaatatctttAGGTATTTGTGTCACCTCAAGTCTTGTCAACTGAAAAAGTAGGAAGTTGATTCTCCCACGTTAAACTAAAGCTCCTGACATGTGACATTAGTGAAGGGACATCTAGTTTGGTTTTCTTTTAACTAGATGACACCTTTACACTCCAAATCCAACCAATCCACTTCCACCAATATAGTTCCTACTGAAGAGAAATTCAACTCCTCAAGGTGTTCTTTTGGGTTCCATCCTTTTAGCCCAATACCTTTAGGAGGAACATAACTCTTTTTTTACCATGTTTGTAGGtcattataaaaattaattatgtacaaaaatgtttatattttttagtacaCAATCAATTAGTAACCTTTGAAATCCCACATGGATTAATGCAGCACAGAACCCAATGTTTATACGAATTCTGACAGGATTGTTTAATCGCCAAGTTGGATAGTGCTAACTTGTAACCCGAGTAGAGGCACTAAGGTTATGGAACATGGTTGCCTATGCTTGGTTGGGTTGGTGGCTACACCATGTTGGCTTGCCCACTCTAAATTAAGAGTTGAGTCATGATTAGTTGAAAATTTGTTTGTTGATGTTTTTTTTTGATAATAGAACATTATGTGTTTGTCACTATGTGCATTTTAGTTGTTTTTAGTGATGAATTTTAATGTTTGAAGTTGtttgtaaatttttaatattaaattatgcataatttattatatgaaattgtgaaaatttaaattttgttaagttagaaattattgaatttatatatttaaaattatatataagttttttaataattttattcaatatttaattaaattagttgaACCAATAAATTATTGAATCAGTGactttattgatttattaaccAATTCGGTTTTCGCAACCTtactattaatatattatagtCATTCCAAACTATGAAATTGaatttcaaacaaaaataatttttttttaaaagaaataattttttttctcatgtTAAATGGTTTTAAACAAATTCTAAGTATTCTCTTAGAGCATCTCCAATGAAAAAGCCTTGTTACTATTTAGTCAGAGAAAAAAAGAATTGGACCGTTGGAGGGAACTAAAGAGAGTTCCTTCACTTTTTTTtcaagaagagagagagaagagggagtcCCTCTGAATGGGACTCCCATTAATTAATATACAATTGTCAAGTGacaactaaataaaaaataaataattatataaaatattaattaattaaataattatattaattaattaaataattatattatataattaaataataattaatttaataatatagagtttaattatatttttctttgtattaaGTAATTTAACAAATTAGTGTAACCTCGAATTATTTATtgtgtattattgttatatatgaatttatttaatattaatatcttttaatagtgaattatttttaaatttaaatatttaaattacattattaaaaaaattaaatacgtTAATTacaagtattttaattaattaattaagtgagCTACAACAGAGACTAAAGTTAGTTCCTCTtaatggagaagagagagatgttttgagttcctatttattatttatgacgCAAAAGCTGATGTGGAGTTACTTTTTATGACAGGTGAGCCATAAACAGGAATTGGGATGAGTTTCCTACTGGAGATGGTCTTAGAGCAACTCAAATGGTAATTATTCTAAGTTCCTCCTCTGACATAAGAGCAACTCCAGTGGTTATGTTTTAGAGTCCCTATTACTGTGGCGTGTCAGAGAAAAAGGAAATCAGCCGTTGGAGTAAGATGAGAAGGAGGTCCTTCTATTGGATCGAGAACAGAGAATCCCTCTAAATAGGGACTCTTGTTGTCCAATAATAACTTGCCACTTGGcaagttatttaaaaaataaataattatataaaattttaattaattaaataattatattaaataattaaataataattaattcagtaataattataataattaaatatattaaataattatatttttatttaattaaaaatttatattaataatttaaataattaaattttatttaattaaaaatttatattaattatttatatcataattaatattaaatattatttatatttatattattatattaaattagtcGTTGTAAAATTAGCCGTTAGAAATTAGTAGTTACTATGTTActgttattattaataaattaatattttgttactCTATATATACCACTTAGATACACTTTTATTCTCACActctttattatattaatttcaagtattttaattaattaattaagtgggacCATAATAGGGACTAAAGTTAGTTCCTCctaatggagaagagagagatgttttgagttcctatttacTGTTTATGACGCAAAAGCTGATGTAGAGTTACTTTTTATGACAAATGGGCCATAAACAGAAACTGGGATGAGTTCTCTATTGGAGATGGTCTAAGGACACTTTTGTCCGTTGGAGTACAAACTCAAATGAATTCCTTCACATGGATCAATAACTCTCAGCCCCAACAAAAATTTGACATGTGGAATGTCAATAAAGAAaagttaaaatatatatatatatatataatgataatTGTATTGTATGCATATATATTATAACGGCTGGTATTACAtataaatgaattaaaaaatgttacatatcaataaattaaaatatatattacatacatattatatgtatgttaattaattttgtaaattagtttaattatattttttatattaaataattttataaattaatttaaattaattaataattataataattaaatagacaACAACATAAATAGttaaaagaaaatttgattaaatatatatgacaattttataatgtttgttgtcaatcataaaatttaactatattttttttatattaagtaattttataaattaatgtaatctcaaattatatattgtgtattattataatatataatttttttaatattaatatcttttaataataaattattttttaatttataaatttaattaatattattaaaaaaataatagttatattaattttaatttttttaattaattaattaagtgaaACCACAACAAAGATTTAAAGTTAGTTCTCCCTTTCCTTTTAAGTTCTAATGGAAAGGAGAGagatattttgaatttatatttattgtttatgACGCAAAAATGACAGGTGAATTATAAATAGGAATTGGAACCGTTTCTACTGAAAATGGTCttagtaaaatttataaaatgaCAAAAATACCCTGATCCCATGTCAAATCCCGGGTTCCTGACTCCGTTGTAACATGCTACGCACATCTCCGGCCACCGCACCCTTTGCACTCTCTCCGCACCTCAAAATCGCACCACCTCCGCTTCCTCCGTCCGCCGTCATACCCTTCTTTTGTTGAAGTTCCTCACAGGAGACGTTCCATTCCAGATCTAAGCCACCATCACCGGAATCGCATTCATTCACCCAACACTGATGAATCCGCTGCTGCTGTCTTTAACAATTTGAAACTCTAAAGACGCAACATCGACTTCCTCTCACGGTTTGTTGAGATTTGAATTGATTTTTCAAATTTGTGTTTTGAAACCCTTTTTGCAAACTAGATTTTGTAGAAACCCTCAATTTATGTGGGTGTTGTTCTGTCTTGTGTAAAGGAGATTTTTGGTTATGTCATTAGAAGGCTTGTAGAAATTCCAATAAGAGTAATAGATAAGTGTAAGAAAATCCTGAGATAGTCATGTTGAAATTATTTCAATGCAGTGATTTATATGTATTTTGTGCAAAGCTTTATGTTGAAATTATATGCGAGTGCGAGTGATAGGAACAAATTTAGACCATTAGATCTTGCATGAATGACCAAGAAAGCTATATGTACAACCCTAGTCTAAGATCTGAGCTATTTTACTTGAAGAACGTGGAGGATTGAAATTCTAGAATTTTTTGGTGAAGgtaattaattttgtttgtgTACTAAAATGCTACAGGATTTTCATGGGAATCAGTAAAACGGAAGTTAACCTGAGGAGGTTGCTTGCAGCTGCACCTCAGCAACAAAACCAGGCAAAACTTGTTCATGTAAGTTTGAAGGAAATAAGCCTCCACTCTTTAATTTTACTAATATTGAGGTTGTGTTTATCTCAGTAAGCTTGTAAGTTGTAATTGTCTTTAGTTTTCTTGAAATATACTTTTAGTTTCTTGCTGACTCTGGAAAGTGGTAAAATGTAAAATGATCATTTGTTGACTTTGCAGTATGTTGCTACCTTGCGGGAACAATTGGAACAATTGGCTGAAGAGAAGACACCAGAAGGCTTACCGAGGTAATGCACTACATTTGCTTTGCAATTTCTTATACTTAAGAGTCTTAGACATAAGTGAGACAAAGTAACTTCATTGTCTATTCATGAGTCAGAACATCATTTTTCCCCCTTTCATGTCCTTCACTTGGGTTTAAATATAGGAATACCAGAACTTGCTGAAATTCTAAGGATTAGATGGAAGGAGACTAGATATAATATATTTAGTATTCAATACTTCTTTCTTTACTAATATTCATGACCAAGAATGAGTGTGGCCCAATATTGTGCCTAGCATAATAAGACGCCTTATACAATAGTAATCTAAATGACTCACTTTGAACATTGTTTATGTTTAAAAGTAAAACTggtaatttattattaataaaagcTACTATATTCCTGATACATTTATGTGTTCCTTTTACTGAATATTGTGGATTAGTGTTTGTGTCTGACTCTGGTCATGTAGGATTTCAAAGGCTACAATAAATGAGTATTCAGTGAAGATTGAGGCCATTGCATCCAAACTGGTTAACTCTGAGGTGTGTATTTCTAATCTCTTATTTTACTTCAGGGAGATATTGGACTGAAAAAATCTTGGACGCTACGTATAAAGTTCCTTTTTTGTGTTCCAACAAAAGATGGAAATTCAAACTATATGAAGATGGAATTTGCGCATTTGAATTTTTGATAAAGAAAGGAATTCTCATTTTCACTTTGGTTCTAATTTCTAGATTTCTGAATAATTTAACTATGCTCTATAATTACTACCTACTCAGCTAAATAAACACCAACGGCTTTTTTGAACAATGgtgaaaatcaaaatacatagtATGTGAAAAGTGTATATAAACACTTCATTGCTTGAATTTCATTACTTGGTTGGAATGAATCATGTGGCAGCAAAATGAGCTCCTTTTGATTTGTTTACCATTCTTCTGTATATCCTATTTTATCTTGGTGGAATAGGCAGATTGTCATATTAACCACTTGACATTGCTACTCTTTTACTCAGCCTGATGTACAAGAATCTGATAACAACTTTGAAAGGACCACTGATAAAGAAAACCGCTCTGAAATAGAGGCCAAAAAGCAAAttcctctttctccttcttctggATTAAGAAGAAGATCTGTGTAAGCCCCACAGTGCCTTCTTGCAGCCATATATGTTTGTAGGTTGTTTTATTGTTACTTATCTTTATTCATCGAACAGACCTGCCCCAAGTTCTGAAGATAGACCACATGAGCCTGCCGAGACTGGTCACTCCCCTGTAAAATTGGATGCCGCGGCTCATGCACACATTGAAAAGCACAGGTATTGCTTAATTAggttgtaatttaaaatttgttatgtTGGATTTTGGTATTGCGGTTTGGGGAGTCCATAACCTTTACACCTTTTCACTCAAAGTCTATGTTATGTTGTTGTATAttccttaatttttttaattaatcttcCTTTTATTCTTTGCAGAAAGTTGCAAGAGGATTTGACTGATGAGATGGTTGTGCTGGCAAAGCAACTTAAAGAGAGTAGCCTCATGATGAATCAATCTCTGCAAAATACTGAAAAGGTCTAATTTTCACATATTCAGTTTAGTCTGAGTTTTATAACCGTTAATTAAATTGATCATTTTCTCACCAA
Above is a genomic segment from Arachis stenosperma cultivar V10309 chromosome 1, arast.V10309.gnm1.PFL2, whole genome shotgun sequence containing:
- the LOC130975208 gene encoding uncharacterized protein LOC130975208 — encoded protein: MEEDKNTPVTRRELARILKGKEEASEPTWEISPPFEHHILAKSYSKGYQPPTFRNFDGNGSAKEHILSFLDDLGVFRNHQELKIEEFSKSLTERTFTWYFKLKASSINTWEQLVTEFCNKFLEEEPSMHIMDLGRVKQRQEEGLVAFVKRYRDQALLCIDTLLEPQLVYECIRNVEDGSQIYLSMSNINTFSELLKRVSDITEAMKRNGRRYKKVSPLKVCAADGRGRRSSYSRGAKRNSLPPPLPLSRAQAMVVVNGWFKDGTLNPRTDREPPTPEDLRDP
- the LOC130961389 gene encoding uncharacterized protein LOC130961389, which codes for MGISKTEVNLRRLLAAAPQQQNQAKLVHYVATLREQLEQLAEEKTPEGLPRISKATINEYSVKIEAIASKLVNSEPDVQESDNNFERTTDKENRSEIEAKKQIPLSPSSGLRRRSVPAPSSEDRPHEPAETGHSPVKLDAAAHAHIEKHRKLQEDLTDEMVVLAKQLKESSLMMNQSLQNTEKILDSTEKAIEHSLASTGRANVRATAIFSESSKTSCFTWLLLFVMTCVFVMVILLIRVT